The following coding sequences are from one Halorubrum sp. BOL3-1 window:
- a CDS encoding low molecular weight phosphatase family protein has protein sequence MTTTDTADDETVTDETTILTFMCVRNAGRSQMATAFAERERDRRGLDDRVEIRTGGTAPADTVHEVVVEALAEVGLDVNGREPRAISDEALSESDFVATMGCSTLELETVETDDWDLDDPGERPIEAVREIRDEVERRVIAVFDERFGGDDGE, from the coding sequence ATGACGACTACTGATACAGCGGACGACGAGACGGTGACAGACGAGACGACCATCCTCACGTTCATGTGCGTCCGCAACGCCGGACGCAGCCAGATGGCGACGGCGTTCGCGGAGCGCGAGCGCGACCGGCGGGGGCTCGACGACCGCGTCGAGATCCGGACCGGCGGCACCGCGCCCGCCGACACCGTTCACGAGGTGGTCGTCGAGGCGCTCGCGGAGGTCGGTCTCGACGTGAACGGCCGCGAGCCGCGAGCGATCTCCGACGAGGCGCTCTCCGAGTCGGACTTCGTCGCCACGATGGGCTGTTCGACGCTGGAGCTGGAGACCGTCGAGACCGACGACTGGGACCTCGACGACCCGGGCGAGCGGCCGATCGAGGCGGTCCGAGAGATCCGCGACGAGGTCGAGCGCCGCGTGATCGCTGTCTTCGACGAGCGGTTCGGCGGGGACGACGGTGAGTAG
- a CDS encoding PhoU domain-containing protein — translation MPRENYQEKLEELRADVVAMGELVDERYGTAIEAAAAGDDELAQDVIGRDYEVNETYLGLEEDCTELLALQQPVAGDLRLITASFKVITDLERVADLATNLAGYGGPDGGVHPAVEFRELGEDAGDMVADAVAAYGAGDAEACREIAARDDDFDGRCRRASEAVVRELLEADRARNEAALGGTGDDADAEALEASLDEVSRALLAVRDLERVADHAVNVAARTLYMVENDDELIY, via the coding sequence ATGCCCCGCGAGAACTACCAAGAGAAGCTCGAGGAGCTCCGGGCCGACGTGGTCGCGATGGGCGAACTCGTCGACGAGCGGTACGGGACGGCCATCGAGGCGGCCGCCGCCGGCGACGACGAGCTCGCGCAGGACGTGATCGGCCGCGACTACGAGGTGAACGAGACGTACCTCGGCTTGGAGGAGGACTGTACGGAACTGCTCGCGCTCCAGCAGCCCGTCGCGGGCGATCTCCGACTGATCACCGCCTCGTTCAAGGTGATCACCGACCTCGAACGCGTCGCCGACCTGGCGACCAACCTCGCGGGCTACGGCGGTCCCGACGGGGGCGTTCACCCGGCCGTGGAGTTCCGCGAGCTGGGCGAGGACGCCGGCGATATGGTCGCCGACGCGGTCGCGGCCTACGGCGCGGGCGACGCCGAGGCCTGCCGCGAGATCGCGGCCCGCGACGACGACTTCGACGGGCGGTGCCGACGGGCGAGCGAGGCGGTCGTCCGCGAGCTGCTGGAGGCCGACCGCGCTCGCAACGAGGCGGCGCTCGGCGGGACCGGGGACGACGCCGACGCGGAGGCGCTGGAAGCCTCGCTCGACGAGGTGTCTCGCGCTCTGCTCGCGGTGCGCGACCTCGAACGGGTGGCCGACCACGCGGTCAACGTCGCGGCCAGAACCCTGTACATGGTCGAGAACGACGACGAGCTGATCTATTGA
- the pstB gene encoding phosphate ABC transporter ATP-binding protein PstB, protein MSESDAVPKIQTTIETGDEGRGDAPLDARDTVIEARNLDVYYGDEQALDGVSMKINEHDVTALIGPSGCGKSTFLRCINRMNDMIDVCRVEGDVEFDGKNVYDDDVDPVALRRTIGIVFQKPNPFPKSIRENVAYGLKIQGYEGDVDERVEESLKRAALYDEVKDQLGSSGLELSGGQQQRLCIARAIAPDPEVILMDEPTSALDPVAASKIEDLIDDLAEEYTVIIVTHNMQQAARISDRTAVFLTGGRLVEYDDTTKIFEDPEEQRVEDYITGKFG, encoded by the coding sequence ATGAGCGAATCAGATGCTGTCCCGAAGATACAGACGACGATCGAGACCGGCGACGAGGGTCGCGGAGACGCCCCCCTCGACGCCCGAGACACCGTCATCGAGGCGCGAAACCTCGACGTCTACTACGGCGACGAACAGGCGTTAGACGGCGTCTCGATGAAAATAAACGAACACGACGTGACCGCGCTGATCGGTCCCTCGGGCTGCGGCAAGTCGACGTTCCTCCGGTGTATCAACCGGATGAACGACATGATCGACGTCTGCCGCGTCGAGGGCGACGTGGAGTTCGACGGGAAGAACGTGTACGACGACGACGTCGACCCCGTCGCCTTACGCCGGACGATCGGGATCGTGTTCCAGAAGCCGAACCCGTTCCCGAAGTCGATCCGCGAGAACGTCGCCTACGGCCTCAAGATTCAGGGGTACGAGGGTGACGTCGACGAGCGCGTCGAGGAGTCGCTCAAGCGCGCCGCGCTCTACGACGAGGTGAAAGATCAGCTCGGGTCTTCGGGGCTGGAGCTGTCGGGCGGCCAGCAACAGCGGCTCTGTATCGCCCGCGCCATCGCCCCCGACCCGGAGGTCATCCTGATGGACGAGCCGACCTCGGCGTTAGACCCCGTCGCGGCCTCGAAGATCGAGGACCTCATCGACGACCTGGCGGAGGAGTACACCGTCATCATCGTCACCCACAACATGCAGCAGGCGGCCCGCATCTCCGACCGGACCGCCGTCTTCCTCACCGGCGGCCGGCTCGTCGAGTACGACGACACGACGAAGATCTTCGAGGACCCGGAGGAACAGCGGGTCGAGGACTACATCACGGGGAAGTTCGGATAA
- the pstA gene encoding phosphate ABC transporter permease PstA — protein MATDNTVSDQLGRSSDLRLQQLKGQLFEVALVAATLVGIVSLLVLFAQISNDAFRPATASASWFLVYFGTLVAPTAAFTLYARRRPAVRETNAKAFAAVFGGLLLSLVTYAVVDALSPYDVFVYAVFASLPPALVLAYDRTRGDRAYTGPAVPASIIVGVGVAALLYDSVRGPIGVAAEWIVYFGLVTVPAALLVARLTAARRDRRAGVVAGGAVAAGGLAVAVASTVTGTNASLLVVLFSAFVVPTGYVLWRSLRTDPAGRVGVAGPFVLLGGTLLGAALVEQLGIRNPDTFLTPNLLLQSWDGLNASNAGVYPQIVGSIIIVGFMTVLAFPVGVGAAVYLEEYAPESGIRGRLATLLEVNISNLAGVPSVVYGLLGLALFRNTLGFGTGIVVSASGTLGLLILPIVIVSTQEALRSVPDSLRQGSYGMGASRWQTLREVVLPEAIPGTLTGTILALARAIGETAPLVIIAVATTTYTPPSGLFSSATALSLQIFAASANAKPEFRHGIVPAAAVVLLILMLLMNATAIVIRNKYGREH, from the coding sequence ATGGCGACTGACAACACAGTCAGCGATCAACTCGGCCGAAGCAGTGATCTGCGGCTCCAGCAGCTGAAAGGACAGCTCTTCGAGGTCGCGCTCGTCGCGGCGACGCTCGTCGGGATCGTCTCCCTGCTCGTGCTGTTCGCGCAGATCTCGAACGATGCGTTCCGGCCGGCGACCGCGTCGGCCTCGTGGTTCCTCGTCTACTTCGGTACCCTCGTGGCGCCGACGGCCGCGTTCACGCTGTACGCCCGCCGGAGACCGGCGGTGCGGGAGACGAACGCGAAGGCGTTCGCGGCGGTTTTCGGCGGACTCCTCTTGAGTCTCGTGACGTACGCCGTCGTCGACGCCCTCAGTCCCTACGACGTGTTCGTCTACGCCGTCTTCGCGTCGCTTCCGCCGGCGCTCGTCTTAGCCTACGACCGAACGAGGGGTGACCGGGCGTACACCGGGCCGGCGGTCCCCGCGTCGATCATCGTCGGCGTCGGCGTCGCGGCGCTGCTGTACGACTCGGTTCGGGGGCCGATCGGGGTCGCCGCGGAGTGGATCGTCTACTTCGGTCTCGTCACTGTCCCGGCGGCGCTCCTCGTCGCGCGGCTGACGGCCGCCCGCCGCGATCGACGCGCCGGCGTCGTCGCCGGTGGCGCCGTCGCCGCCGGCGGTCTCGCCGTCGCCGTGGCGTCGACCGTCACCGGGACCAACGCGTCGCTTCTCGTCGTCCTCTTCTCGGCGTTCGTCGTCCCCACGGGGTACGTCCTCTGGCGCTCCCTCCGGACGGACCCCGCGGGACGCGTCGGCGTCGCGGGGCCGTTTGTCCTCCTCGGCGGGACCCTGCTGGGCGCCGCGCTCGTCGAACAGCTCGGGATCCGGAACCCGGACACGTTCCTCACGCCGAACCTACTCTTACAGTCGTGGGACGGCCTGAACGCGAGCAACGCGGGCGTTTACCCGCAGATCGTCGGGTCGATAATCATCGTCGGCTTCATGACCGTCCTCGCGTTCCCGGTCGGGGTCGGCGCGGCCGTGTACTTAGAGGAGTACGCGCCGGAATCCGGGATTCGCGGGCGGCTCGCGACGCTGCTAGAGGTGAATATCTCGAACTTGGCCGGCGTTCCCTCTGTGGTGTACGGACTGCTCGGACTCGCCCTGTTCCGGAACACGCTCGGGTTCGGAACCGGTATCGTTGTCTCCGCGTCTGGTACGCTCGGACTGCTCATCCTCCCCATCGTCATCGTCTCGACGCAGGAGGCGCTCCGCTCCGTCCCCGACTCCCTCCGACAGGGGTCGTACGGCATGGGCGCGAGCCGGTGGCAGACGCTCCGCGAGGTCGTCCTGCCCGAGGCGATCCCCGGCACCCTCACCGGGACGATCCTCGCGCTGGCGCGGGCGATCGGCGAGACCGCGCCGCTCGTCATCATCGCGGTCGCGACGACGACGTACACCCCGCCGAGCGGACTGTTCTCAAGCGCGACAGCGCTCTCGTTGCAGATATTCGCCGCGTCCGCGAACGCGAAGCCCGAGTTCCGACACGGGATCGTCCCGGCGGCGGCGGTGGTGTTGCTGATACTGATGTTGCTGATGAACGCGACGGCAATCGTTATCCGGAACAAGTACGGACGTGAACACTAA